The window TTCGAGGTACTGATGCTCACAGAATATGCAACTCACTGACTTTCAGCACCTTCTAACGAGGAAACAGACTGTAGTTAAGGGCAGTATCCCTGTTGATGAAAGCTACTTCAGTATGTTCTTACAGActtcaaaaattaaatacttgcCTGAAAAGGGATGGACAGAACATAAACCCCATCTTACCTGAAAACTCAAGAGACGCAGTGCAACAAATAGATATctttattcttatttcttttcttttttaaataacagtggCAGGCTaattgcaaatacttttttttgccAAGTATGTGCTTTTGCTTAGTGATTTTGCATCCAGGGTGATCTACAGctacagtttcttcttttttgtggtttttggtggttttttgtttgtttgggttttttgtggggtttttttgtccatCAAGTTCTTCCTACAATAGATAGAGTGACTAAGTATTCAGAGCTACCACAAACTTATTAGTTGTGTAACACAGTGAACTACTTCACAGTCATAAAGATAAACCATAAAGCAAACATATAGGGAGATTGTTTTGTTCACAGCAGTAGTTGAGAAGAAGCCtcatcttttttcctgtttggcaTCTTACTATTTCAGTCAAAGTGGATTGTGTTCTCCACTGTTACCCTttcaaaaaaaagcaattacagaaatgacttaataaaaacatactttCAGATTTCAAATTAGTTTGTAGGCCAGGTTCTCAAAAGACTATTCTAGAAAAGTCAGTTCAACCTAATATAAGAAGAAGGTCAAGTATGGAAAATTATAGTAACAAAACAGTAGAGTAAAAATGTCTGTAGCATGTAGTGGCTAGCtgtaaacagaaataataaaacctCCCTAAAAGTTATAAAATAGTCCAAGCTACATAGCTACTATATTTTTCTAGCAGGTGTGTTTTCTACCACAGCCTTGATCTttattactttatattttttaaataacttagAATAATAATGAGTTTGCCTGCCAGCAGCCAACtcaaaaacataataaaaaaccccaaaaaacataGCCACCATTACAGTGGCAGGGAGAAACTCTCCCCAGCAACCCATTTGTTGTGTCCAGTCCGTTCCCTTCTTAGCAGTTTCAATCAAAGTTCCTGGCTATATTCAGCTTATTAGGAGCCCAAGTTCTTCAATGCAGACTTAGGTTTCACTCAAAGGAGTGGTgatctttttcccctctgtaaTCTACTGCCAACTCTGCAGAGTCCTTGTAGCAGCAAGCTGCAGcataaggaagggaaaaaatattccatcCAGGTGTGAAATGATTCATAGGCGGCATCTCAGCTCTTCAAAGGATTCTGTCAGCACTGTCATCAATCGATATTTAAGCCTAAATCACAGCCAAATGGGCTGTGATTTAATCTCATCTGTCAGATGTGAGAAGCTGCCTGTTTGTTCTTGAGTTAACGTGTTTCATCTTTGCTGACACAGTATCTCAACTGTCTGCACAGTTTTCATCACTTTGAATGCCATCGTCCGATGTACAGAAAAACAAGCCATGCCCCTTGGTAATCCACATAACATaacaacagcagaaacagccACTGTCTCGTGTGCTAGACTCTGCCCAGAAGCGTTGACctgaaagggagagggaaatgtAAATAAGTAAAGACAATCACTAGAATGATGTAAATCTTCTCAGACAGGTTCAGGGTGCCTCAGATAAGGATCTGGTGAAACTGAGGTTCGTATTATCACAGATTTTGAAGCCCAGAGTCTTTGTCTTGCTGCCCTAATGTGTAGTGTCTGTGCGCTGATGTGATCAACTCTGCTCTCCCTCCGCAAATTAACTAGCACTAATCAGCTGGAATTGTTACATCCCCTCGTGATATTCCAGGAAAAAACACCACAGCCTGAGGAGAATCCTTGGGGTTGTGGTGTAGGGTTGTCTCTCTGTGGTGCTGCAGAGTGGATCAGAAGAGTTGGGATGTTCTATCCATGGGTACACCTCTAAGTGTTAATGTACCAGCTGCCTGAAACAGTGACAAGAATGCTTGACTAATGGTCAGTTCCTTGGGATACTGGTAGTTTTAAGACTAAAACAGAGGTGTGGCTTAGGGGTGAAAACGCAGACTTTTCATATACCTATTTAATTCTGTGTATCTTTGCACCTGATTAGTTTTCACTGCCATAATGGTTCATGTATTCTTCCACAATTAGTAAAATGAAAGAGCTGACAAGGCTATgttcagccagcagcagcagaaaattcaaaaatagGATTTTGCTTAAATTCGTTTTACCCAGCCTGGACTGTTTTCATTAATACATCTGCCTCAGAATGATCTTTGTGCAAACCTCATCCCTGTCTGAAAGGGATGCAAGAGCTCCAGAAATGTGAGGAAGTACAGATTTCTTTGAAGTTtaacaagtattttttcctacacTGAATAACACAAGAAATTAAGATACAAAATTACTTATTCTAATTCCATGCCCTAAGGGAGAGACGGCTTGAGAGGGTTTAAGATAAAGACTGACTGTTCTCATTTTTCCAAGAGTCCCAGACTGGAGGTGGGGATTTACACCAATGCTGTGCCCCATCTGTTGTAACATGTAGCATGCCATTTGGTTTTAACTATTTGATGCTTGCTTTGCATCCCATTCTCTTTATTTACTGATGCGGCTAACCTCTGACACAAACCTCAGCGTCTTCCATCTGTCCTTTTCAATGTGATTCTCGGGACTTTCGCTCTCATAGGAAGCCAAGTAAAGTGCTGCAATCAGAAGCAAATACAATGTGTTAAGGCCTCCTGGCATTTTACAATTTGCTCTCCCTGGAAAGTGGACTGAAGTTAAATGAAGCAGACTTGTATTATCTGTCCCTCAGATTAGGGCTCCAGAATCCCATTAGGAAGTACAGCATTGCTTATAATTACATCCAGACAATACTAACAAACAGTGCATGGGAACAAAGACTGCCCTGAGgggcaaaaataaaactagtgAAAACTCAAAAGCACAAGAGCCGAAGAAAacactcaaaagaaaaaactggGCCCAGGGACATAGTGCTTTGTGAGCAACCAGGGAAGtccccattttctttctcagtcaaCACCCTATAGTGTAAAGCATCCTGAAAGTCCATCTGAATACACTTCAGATGATATTTACAGGGACCACatatccaatttttttttttttttaattccatttcaGAGAAAAGGATTACATCAATTCTCACAGAACATGTGTGCATCAGAAGAGAaatcctgttttctctctcatttgTAAGGGAGAAGCATTTTTCAGTTGCCAGACAGAGATGTCTCAGGACAAAGCCTTTCTTTACTGTGAGGAAGCAATGACTTAACATGGAGAGACTAAGCCATAGCCAGTGACACACCTGACCCAGAGGAAGCCCAGAACTCCTTACCATCATCACTGAAGACCGGGACAGTGAGCAAATACTGCAAAATCTTCCGATCCCTTTCAAACGGACACTCCACTTGCTTCCACGTCATAAATTCACTGACTTGTTTTGCCAATTCCCAAAATTTCTGTCACAATAGAAAAGAGGTGCTATAATAGTACTATCTattctcaatttttttaaaaaagagagagggagataTCTCAGTTTCAAGTCCAAGGCTTGGATTCTCCCTGGTTTTTAAGCTAGAATTGAATGTGACCTGACTCAACAAATCAGCTTCTAACTTACGCATTTCTGTTTCAAACTGGGATAACTTCCTACTCCTCCACTCTGGTAAAATTGATGTTATCTAAGAATATAGATAATAGATCATGATCCACACTCAGTTTCTTTTCAAGGAGTTCATAACGCTCCTTATGCCCAACTTTTCATTTTGATGATGCTCATGCTTCTTTGTTTCACAGTGAAATATTTAGTAattttcacacaaaaaaaaatctctagatGCTTACCACTAACAGTTCGAAATCCAGATGTTCCATTTTACTTAGCTTATGGGAAATGCTCAGTGTTCTTGCTGGAAATTTATgccaaaaataaacattcccCATGTAATGTGTTGATGTCATTCATTGATAAACTCCTTTAATTAAAGTTTAACATGCCTCAAGTGCACATGTATTCCGTGAGTAAAACGATATTCCAGATCATCACATAGTCTAGCTTTAGAACCAGGCTAATTCAAGCCGATGACTACAAGTgaaatttactgtatttttgcacAAGTGACCCCAGCTtcttgaaaactgaaagcatCAGAAAACCAATCATTCAGTAATCCACACTGTCAGATAACAAGTGTGAAATTGGAGGCAGAACTACCAAAAGACAAGGGCCTCAAAACTCCTTCATTGCTGCTGTATCACGTTTCTTCAGAGACAACATGTAACTTCCAGGCACGAAAATACTGCATATATACCTTGTCAAAGGATGAACCCAACTTTTACCTTCAGAATTCAAAGACAAGGTCTAAAATACTAATTTCAATGGTCTTGTAGTTAAATATAATAAACTTATGAGTTGAAATGTCTAGAGGAATTTGAGCACTGGGAAAAAGTTCTGACTTTTTCCCCCAATAAAAAATTGTGAATATTGAAAGGATTTCTATTAAAATTCCATCTTCAGCAAAACCGCATTTTTCTGACTGCTTCCCAGCTCCTGTGAGAAGTAACAGATACACTCAAATTCCAGTCTGATTTTGGTCTCCCAGAATCCAGCAGAAGCTGAACCATGATCTGCCTTCAGTTTTCTGTCTCAGTATCACACTCAGTGCTCTACTTACTTCAAAATTGACATGACCATTTGGAAGACGACTGGCACAACCCTCATTGAGGAAGTAAATATCTTTGATCAGGAGGCTGAAGAAAGGTATCACAATCTAAGGAAAGAACAACATTATTCTCAGTCTGGTCCTGAATCGAAATATAATGCtctacagataaaaataaaatgaagaaaggtgGTACAAAAGGTAAGGAATATACCAAAGGACTAAAATCTCTATGATATCTCTCTCTCCTTACATAAAGATTTTGTattcactgtattttaaaatatatgatgTTTCTCTGTAAGGAAAGTCCTCCCTTGGGTGGGAAGGTATTCCCTATGGCTTTGTTTCCAGCTTTGTGTCAAGCTGTTTCCAATTCCTTGAACTCTTCTTGGCATGTAGCTCCCTCAAGGTCCCAATTAAAATACCTGTTGGCACTCTACTGCTTGTCAATTGTGGCTACGAGGTGTGTTTAGAATAACAACATGCCAAACTAATTTCATTTATGTCATGTCCCTCTTGTTTTCgctttctcattttcccttgCAGATTTCAGAATATAAGAGCTCAGAGGTGCCTACTTCTTACATGGAATTCCTGCAGCATATCTCTTAGTGCAACTCTACCTCTTGACAGGGCCGTGCTTGGTAAATGAGGGGAGATGTGTGTTAAAGCACAGCATGGAAAATTTGAGGCTAGCAGCACAAATGGCTTTTGAACTACAACTCCCTGAGCTCATGCAAGAAATTGAACCTTGGCACTAACTGTatcaaaatgaagcatttcCTGCCAGCTAAACAAatcaaagtgtttttctttggaGAATGATGGAAAATTCTTATATTCTTAGAATGGCCGTATTTTAATTTGCACCCTACAAGAATTTTCACAGCTGCAGATCCTTGTTGCAACCGGGGATAAAACAAGCATCACTTATCACTATTTCCATGGGAGACTTTGCTGCATCATTTCAATATCTGCAAGTTCTCTCTTTGAAGTCTCAAACCTcacttttctctgaaaagaagCAAGCATCTTCCATTTGAACTTCTGGTGCTTTGAACCATCTGTGGACAGACCTTTAGGGcgcagaaaaaaatccctgctttTATTTACACATGCATAACAACAATATAGACCAGCAGACTGCGCATGCTTCATCCTGCCTGGGAgtttaaattattctatgaacATCGAGATGAGGTTTATTAAACACAGCACGAAGTCCTAATATTATAAGCAATTGACGAGCAACTGTGAAGTGGGTAGCAGCTAGGAAGCTATTTGGCTCCTTTCCACGAGAACTACAACTGAGATTATGCATCAATGTGTGACcgaattaattttatttctcaaaagctaatttatttcaaagaataaaGAAAGATGCCGTCTCTATTAGTGAATAGTTCGCAGCCACTCTTGAATCTGGTAGGGGGATTTTAACCCACTGTGTTACCCAAACACCTGATTCATCTCACCATTTCCACTAAAAACCTCCAGAGTATATTTAAAGCTCATGTAAAGACTGTATACAGGAAGGGGGCTCCACAGAATCTAGATAGAAGCTCTGTCTAGGTTTGAGTTTTAGAATACCTTTTCTGCGTAGACTTTAAAGCGTTTCCACCGAAAACCATAAACCACTTAAAATGAAGCACAAGTAGCAGCTGTCAGAACAAATTACCAGCAACCTCTTTTCAGTTCTTAGACCTTTCCATGTGTATTACTGGTTTGTGAGATAAAGTTCTATGTCAAATAAGAAATGAGATGAGGCAATGTActtgttttatataaataatcAAAGCAATCACTTAATGTTTGCTGCTTTCAGTCAGTACCAAACTGGCAGCCTAAGATGAACGGTCATTTTCATTGAGCCACCTGGCTTCCTCAAATATTCCATTACTTTCTTGGTAGCTTACATGTCATACTTAGACATTCTGAGTATAGAGGGATTCAGTTTTGAgcctttttattccttttaaaaggCCACCAAGGGCAAAGCTGCTGAGTAACAGAATCCCAACATGAAAGCTTCCTACGCAACTTAAGAAGTACATTTCATTTGTGCCCACTGCCAAGTCATTTGTAAACATACCTTCTCTCTGCTGCTATGAGCTGTCAAGGACCTTTGAGCAGCACCACGCAGAGCAGTTCGGTAATTATAAAAATTGCTAGAAGGATCCATCTGATGCTACAAGgtatgaaaaaatgtaaataatgagCTTTGGAGAGCAAGTGTCATCACCACACGCAATTGTTTTCCACTTGAGcaactattttaaaaagcaagaggtCTGCTGATTAGCACCACAAACACAGCCTTTTAGAGGACTGCAGCATCTCTTTATCTGTTCTTTCGATCAGATAGAAATTTCACTCAACACAAGAAGGGATTCAACACAAGTCAATGGCAGGAAAGCAAAGGCAGGTTTCTCTTCACAAAGAAGGTAGCTCAGCTTTAATTCGAAAgccaaaataatgaaaataagacAACAGTGGGTCTTGGCACTAATATTCTGCTCTTCCTACGTATGCAGGTTTCTCAGAGCTGGTTCGGCTGCAATGGCAAAGATGAGACACCTACATCTGTTAGTGTCCCCACCTCAGTGCTCCAAGACTGACTGCAGCACCTCAACGACTAGGATTGACTGCATGGCTCACAAAGCTCATCCTTAACCAGCCAAGTCCAGCCTGCGTAATAAGGTCAAAAGAAATAGGGCTGTAATGTTAAGAGCAGCTCCCTGAGCTGTGCAGCCACCCTTGGCACAAGGAAAGCTgtctccagctcaagggagtgTGAGGTGGCGAGAGCCATCCAGTTTTAATCTGTTGTCGTAACACAAGTCAAATCTCCCAATGAtgctaataaatatttcatgctTGTGTCAGGCCCAAAACATGAAATTTTCTTTATCTTACTAATAAAGAAGCTGAATTAACTGACTGCCATTTATAGCAGGGTAATTTATTTGATGGTAAATAATCTCTTGGGAAAATCACAAATTCATACACTACTGCACCTACAGGATCTTCTACAAAGGCCTCTGCTACCTGAAGGTAAATGGCAATCAATTAGTTCAAGACAAATTTCTCTGAAAGGTCAAGGCAGCCACCTTACAGCTCAactggattttcaaaagcagaactgCATTAGGTAAGTCCCTCTCACAAGtttatctacttttttttttggtaattctTAGGAGATGGGGtttggaatttaaaaaacaaaaacaaaaccaaccaaccaaacaaccccccaaaaaactaaCAGCTGCTATGTCCTTCTTCCAAACTGAAAGAGCAAAAGTCAGCTGAAAGATATGACGGCTTCTAGAATTTCACGATGAGCATAAACATACTAAATTAAACATGTCATAATGAAGCCAAACTCGCATTTTAGAGAGGTTAAAAGTAAAATGCTGTTAACAGCCCTGTGTCCAAATATTGGCCAAACTTACCTCAAGAATATCAAATTTCGCTGTTTTCACTTTTGCCCAAGTTTTCTTTAATCGAGACACAGAATTCATGTTCATTCCAGCTTGAtataagagaaagaaatcattttagcattaaaataaaaaatatttcaagtagCTAAGGCTAGTAAGTATTTCTAAAGCAAAGGAGCTATTAACAATAACAAATAATTTCAACAGAGCTACTCAGAAGTTGGACTTCTCATTTTATTGAAATTCCAATGTTAAAAAAacttctggaaacaaaaatcaacatttctTACAGAAtgaaagctgtaaaaaaacGCTAAGACATTATTTAATGTGGTTTTGATAAAACATGAATATACAGTAGAAAAGCACAAATGAGTGTTCTGAACACTGtctcttaaatatttcattgcatACTACACACACATCTATGAAGTTTTCATatttcaaactttaaaaatattcccaaTATTTTCCTATCAGATATAAAAAGGCGTGGAATTTTTAAACTACTATAATACTTAGGATGCAACAGAAACAATGGAAGACATCAATCCTCCATATGACATGAAGAGTTTCTATTTCAATTTAGCACTGAAGTTGGTTTCAAAAAGCTGGGATTTAGATCTTTGAGCAGTTGCAATGAAAACTTATTCTGTAATTTACACTATGGCAATAAATCACTTCTTACATACATAACACCACAATAATGTTGAGCAATTCTCCACCACTTCCCCTCTGAACATCACAGTGCTGAGTGCACCAAGCAGCAGACTTTTGTATAAAGTACCACGCGTCCTTTATCTGGATTCAAAAGGGGACAAAACATCTTGGGACACATACTTACAAATAATAGCCATTAAGGAGTTAAAGTTGCCAATGTTAAAACATTCCCGAGCCACatcaatgaaatattctatCACTTTTGCTCGGTTCTTCTTCTTCACAGGCTGCAAGAGATGCCATTGGAATGTTACTTAGGCTCAGCAGGAAACAGAGCAATCTGACCTATCCCCGAAAGAAACAACACCCCTGTCAAAAGTCTTTTCCACATGTCCCACAACTTCAGGGTGTGCTTTACATGTAAATGAAGCCACACTATTGTGTTCGAAAGCCCTCACGACAGCAGAGACAACCCAGACACTTCGCAGGTAGAGAGCAACGGTGACAGgtacagcagctctgcccagaaGAAGGGTacaaagaagagcagagaaggggtcagcacagaggagagaaaagacacCTCTGTTGAaaaggggctgcaggagggaagggtgggCCAGATGTGCTCCTGTGCCAAGGAGGACAACAGCACAACATCCCCACTGCATCACATGAATGAGGCTGAGGCATGAGTATGATGCTGAAAACTTATTTCCTCTTCAGCCCTGCGCTGGCTTCATTCACACATGAAAaagtgcagagctgggagaatGCAAAGTCAAAGGGGAACCAAACCTGAAAAGGCTTCACAGTTTTAGACAACTAGACTAAACAAAACCTTTCAGCAGAAAAAGTCCTCACTCACCATACAGATTTCTGTTGCAACCAAGTAACTGAGCCTGTTAAACCATTCCACATAGGCTTCCAGATGCCGGGTCTTCTTTCGATCTCCGtagcagctctgcagacagaagaaaaattgcaaCTTTTAGTGTAATCTTCACCTTTTTCCTGAGAGATGCCTTTTGGCTTTCTGCCTTGCCATCCCTAAACACTGTAAAGTACACAGGAATAACTCAATTACGCAAAGTGACAAAAAGCTTAGAGCGAAAGCAGCAGTGACAGTATTTGAGCATACAGAacttcctccccagctgttgGCTCAGTAAAGTACTCAAGCAGGCGTGCAGAACCCATTGCCTGCTGTAAAGTCCTACTGGGATGCTTTGAATACTTAGGACACATTACATTTGGTTGTTTATGCTAAACTAACATACTGGATCCTAACTTTCGGAGATCAGGTCTACCATTGTGATTGGATTCTCGCTTTCCTAACCATTGCTATTTGTTCTGTAGTGCCTTGGAACGATTCCCACACTGCATCTCAGGGCTGCCTAAAAAGGGGCAGACACAAGTTTTAATTATATCtacaaaatacttttcagaaaCTGTATAACTGAACATCAAAGTGTAAACTTGAGTCGCGCTATTCTGTTTGTTAGTTTTAGGGAGGACAGTAATTCAAGTTTTAACTGCCTGACTTCGGCACACTTGATTTACAGAACGTAAGTCATCTTGAAATCAGCACTCAAGGAGATGACAAGCTCTCGCACGGCTGAAAACACTACATCTTTGCCCTTCACCTCACATGGATCTGGAGCTTGCTACCCACTTGCTGTGATGTGTGCTCTGCCTGCAAGTTGCCCCACTTGCCAGTTTGCTGCAAAGAGTTCAGTTTACTAAAACGACGAATAGATGTTGAAAATGAGTAATGCAAAAGCCAAAGTTAAAACCAGCTTCTTCCAGCTGTAGACCACATAGGTGGCCTAGAGAAAATATCCACAGGATGAGGTTCTCCCTTAGcttaaatcagaaaaaacagcaaacgTGTTAATTTAAGTCAATTTGTTGGCTGACTTCTGGACCTCCAGGAGTTAAGCGGAATACTAAAGCACTTTCACTCTGAAGCTCATTTCTGCTGGTCCTTATTTGTTGCTGGAATTCACTTCTAGCTCATGGGGCTCCTGAGCTCCAGGATGTTAAATATCACATTTCAGAGCTGCTCCAGATCTGCTCCAATTACCTTGTCATTATCCAAAGGATCCTTTTGCACAAACGCCTGGACAAACTCCTCTGGTCCAATATAATTGAGTCTCTCCTAAATAAAGCACACAAACAGCCAAGTCATATCCTATGTTAAGCTGCATTTCAAAAGGAGGGGAGGATGAAATCATATTTGAAGTGTAATGAGAACTCACAAGCTCTATGTGCGTCAGCTGCTGAGCCAACGTGTAGGGATCATTGCAGACTGCAATTATGTCCCTCTGAATGGACTGGGGCTTGGTCTTGAGAACCATGAGGCGATCTGTGGACGTGGCATTAATTTTTGCAAGTACTTCCTCATACTGGCTA of the Caloenas nicobarica isolate bCalNic1 chromosome 4, bCalNic1.hap1, whole genome shotgun sequence genome contains:
- the RASGEF1B gene encoding ras-GEF domain-containing family member 1B isoform X3, producing MFEEERMPQTPPFAAMFDSSGYNRNLYQTKEDDCGGLYYHDNNLLSGSLEALIQHLVPNVDYYPDRTYIFTFLLSSRLFMHPYEVMAKVCHLCTEQQRLSEPGLDKNRIRKIAPKILQLLTEWTETFPYDFRDERMMRNLKDLAQRIASGDEMYWKNVQQLLQNLIRKLATVSQYEEVLAKINATSTDRLMVLKTKPQSIQRDIIAVCNDPYTLAQQLTHIELERLNYIGPEEFVQAFVQKDPLDNDKSCYGDRKKTRHLEAYVEWFNRLSYLVATEICMPVKKKNRAKVIEYFIDVARECFNIGNFNSLMAIISGMNMNSVSRLKKTWAKVKTAKFDILEHQMDPSSNFYNYRTALRGAAQRSLTAHSSREKIVIPFFSLLIKDIYFLNEGCASRLPNGHVNFEKFWELAKQVSEFMTWKQVECPFERDRKILQYLLTVPVFSDDALYLASYESESPENHIEKDRWKTLRSTLLGRV
- the RASGEF1B gene encoding ras-GEF domain-containing family member 1B isoform X5: MPQTPPFAAMFDSSGYNRNLYQTKEDDCGGLYYHDNNLLSGSLEALIQHLVPNVDYYPDRTYIFTFLLSSRLFMHPYEVMAKVCHLCTEQQRLSEPGLDKNRIRKIAPKILQLLTEWTETFPYDFRDERMMRNLKDLAQRIASGDEMYWKNVQQLLQNLIRKLATVSQYEEVLAKINATSTDRLMVLKTKPQSIQRDIIAVCNDPYTLAQQLTHIELERLNYIGPEEFVQAFVQKDPLDNDKSCYGDRKKTRHLEAYVEWFNRLSYLVATEICMPVKKKNRAKVIEYFIDVARECFNIGNFNSLMAIISGMNMNSVSRLKKTWAKVKTAKFDILEHQMDPSSNFYNYRTALRGAAQRSLTAHSSREKIVIPFFSLLIKDIYFLNEGCASRLPNGHVNFEKFWELAKQVSEFMTWKQVECPFERDRKILQYLLTVPVFSDDALYLASYESESPENHIEKDRWKTLRSTLLGRV
- the RASGEF1B gene encoding ras-GEF domain-containing family member 1B isoform X1: MGAGPGSGAARCLRAARGVLAGERRCGPAELCRAGDNVCLWAVKQRLGPGPPATASRMPQTPPFAAMFDSSGYNRNLYQTKEDDCGGLYYHDNNLLSGSLEALIQHLVPNVDYYPDRTYIFTFLLSSRLFMHPYEVMAKVCHLCTEQQRLSEPGLDKNRIRKIAPKILQLLTEWTETFPYDFRDERMMRNLKDLAQRIASGDEMYWKNVQQLLQNLIRKLATVSQYEEVLAKINATSTDRLMVLKTKPQSIQRDIIAVCNDPYTLAQQLTHIELERLNYIGPEEFVQAFVQKDPLDNDKSCYGDRKKTRHLEAYVEWFNRLSYLVATEICMPVKKKNRAKVIEYFIDVARECFNIGNFNSLMAIISGMNMNSVSRLKKTWAKVKTAKFDILEHQMDPSSNFYNYRTALRGAAQRSLTAHSSREKIVIPFFSLLIKDIYFLNEGCASRLPNGHVNFEKFWELAKQVSEFMTWKQVECPFERDRKILQYLLTVPVFSDDALYLASYESESPENHIEKDRWKTLRSTLLGRV
- the RASGEF1B gene encoding ras-GEF domain-containing family member 1B isoform X2 yields the protein MRLKKEPCQESFMLKERMPQTPPFAAMFDSSGYNRNLYQTKEDDCGGLYYHDNNLLSGSLEALIQHLVPNVDYYPDRTYIFTFLLSSRLFMHPYEVMAKVCHLCTEQQRLSEPGLDKNRIRKIAPKILQLLTEWTETFPYDFRDERMMRNLKDLAQRIASGDEMYWKNVQQLLQNLIRKLATVSQYEEVLAKINATSTDRLMVLKTKPQSIQRDIIAVCNDPYTLAQQLTHIELERLNYIGPEEFVQAFVQKDPLDNDKSCYGDRKKTRHLEAYVEWFNRLSYLVATEICMPVKKKNRAKVIEYFIDVARECFNIGNFNSLMAIISGMNMNSVSRLKKTWAKVKTAKFDILEHQMDPSSNFYNYRTALRGAAQRSLTAHSSREKIVIPFFSLLIKDIYFLNEGCASRLPNGHVNFEKFWELAKQVSEFMTWKQVECPFERDRKILQYLLTVPVFSDDALYLASYESESPENHIEKDRWKTLRSTLLGRV